In Anguilla rostrata isolate EN2019 chromosome 1, ASM1855537v3, whole genome shotgun sequence, a genomic segment contains:
- the tomm40 gene encoding mitochondrial import receptor subunit TOM40 homolog encodes MGSVLAATTPNPPPSAGGSGPGGPGLVSVPPGFTMPPMSPLSPSSTTGASATSDAESPLPNPGSFEECHRKCKEVFPLQMEGVKLVVNKGLSNHFQISHTVALSTAGDSSYRFGATYVGSKQTGPAESFPILVGDMDNSGSLNAQIIHQLTSKIRSKLVLQTQQQKFVNWQCDAEFRGDDCTATVTLGNPDILVGSGIVVAHYLQSITPSLALGGELVYHRRPGEEGTVMSLVGRYTGINYVATLTVGGAGAHASYYHKANDQLQVGVEFEASTRMQDTSVSFGYQLDLPKANLLFKGSLDSNWVVGATLEKKLIPLPLSLTLGAFLNHRKNKFQCGFGVTIG; translated from the exons ATGGGCAGTGTGTTGGCTGCCACTACCCCAAATCCTCCCCCATCTGCGGGGGGTAGTGGTCCAGGGGGGCCTGGATTGGTGTCGGTGCCCCCGGGGTTCACCATGCCCCCAATGtcccccctctcaccctcttcgACCACTGGAGCTAGCGCCACCAGCGATGCAGAAAGTCCCCTCCCCAACCCTGGCAGCTTTGAAGAATGCCACCGCAAATGCAAAG AGGTCTTTCCCCTGCAAATGGAAGGAGTGAAGCTGGTGGTCAACAAGGGCCTGAGCAACCATTTCCAG ATCAGTCACACCGTTGCCCTCAGCACCGCGGGGGATTCCAGCTATCGCTTTGGCGCCACCTACGTGGGATCCAAGCAGACGGGACCTGCAGAG TCCTTCCCCATCTTGGTCGGAGACATGGACAACAGTGGCAGCCTCAACGCCCAGATCATCCATCAGCTCACCAGCAAAATCCGCTCCAAACTGGTTTTACAG ACGCAGCAGCAGAAGTTTGTGAACTGGCAGTGTGACGCGGAGTTCCGGGGAGACGACTGCACAGCTACCGTCACCCTCGGCAACCCAGACATCCTCGTTGGCTCTG GCATCGTTGTGGCGCACTACCTCCAGTCCATCACCCCGTCGCTGGCCCTCGGAGGGGAGCTGGTCTATCACCGCAGGCCTGGGGAGGAGGGCACGGTCATGTCCCTGGTGGGCAGGTACACGG gcATTAATTACGTTGCCACATTGACTGTGGGTGGCGCCGGTGCTCATGCCTCCTACTACCACAAAGCCAATGATCAG CTGCAGGTAGGGGTGGAGTTTGAGGCCAGTACCCGGATGCAGGACACCAGTGTGTCCTTTGGCTACCAGCTGGACCTGCCCAAAGccaacctgctcttcaaag GTTCGTTAGACAGCAACTGGGTGGTGGGAGCGACTCTGGAGAAGAAGCTGATCCCTCTTCCCCTGTCCCTGACCCTGGGTGCCTTCCTCAACCACCGCAAGAACAAGTTCCAGTGCGGCTTCGGCGTCACCATCGGGTAG
- the LOC135234578 gene encoding meprin A subunit beta-like, whose product MHFFIFLFVGLIVKQSQSRPGPNLTDTVEVKDKDVHQINQGQGLNLFEGDILRSSARSAISDNQYRWKTPVPYTLDAGLDINAKGVILRAFDQFALKSCIDFKLQDTDHYLFFIQILLHLPFRCFSYVGNTPGRTGQILSIGEYCDHIAIVEHELLHALGFWHEQSRYDRDDHVTIVWENIMKGNEHNFEKEFQNETTTQGTPYDYDSVMHYGQFAFSNGNGSTIITKLPQFQNRIGQRLDMSHYDMVELNGLYNCTSSVALLERCSFENGTCEMSRCSRSNLTWSSETFTSAGPHSGHTSLGVSAGPTSTTSNEFSTSAPDNSTGPTSSPSNETSTSAPNNSTDIFMHFSTANGVEGDRAKMETRKLTLRRNCTVQCLQFYYYHSGNESDQLNIWIREFDNEFDTGNLRLMWQITGPPAEYWQLQHVPLNATKTFLVEFEGRKGEGSSIGGFSIDDINLSETECPHQTWQIRNVEQLSAANTFLHSPRYYSRDGYGYQIVAYLRPESTGVFVRLVSGENDDQLQWPCSWRQITILMLDQNPDIQQRMSRQMSFTTDPTSPYSYLWDDPRNGGTLFNDSYGESYYVNYGFGNGIFRTVEEMRDGGFIKGGDIFILVSMQDISELRFNNSLACNTMLPPRNFSSDRVDDGPCVAPPTQAPTQAPTSSSMKVSSSVMVILMGWALLWSH is encoded by the exons atgcatttctttatttttctcttcgtGGGCTTGATAGTGAAACAATCCCAGTCCAGG CCCGGACCAAACCTTACAG ACACTGTAGAAGTTAAGGATAAAGACGTCCATCAGATAAACCAAG GACAAGGCCTGAACCTTTTTGAGGGTGACATATTGCGG AGTAGTGCAAGGAGCGCAATTTCAGACAATCAGTACCGATGGAAGACTCCAGTGCCCTACACCCTTGATGCTGGCCTTG ATATAAATGCTAAAGGGGTAATCCTGAGGGCATTTGACCAGTTTGCTCTGAAGTCATGCATCGATTTCAAGCTACAGGACACAGatcat TACctgtttttcattcagattCTCTTGCATCTTCCTTTCAGGTGCTTTTCTTATGTTGGGAATACTCCTGGCAGAACAGGACAGATTCTTTCAATTGGAGAATACTGCGATCACATTGCTATTgttgagcatgaactgctacATGCTCTAGGCTTCTGGCATGAGCAATCTAGATACGACAGAGATGACCATGTCACAATTGTGTGGGAAAACATCATGAAAG GTAATGAGCACAACTTCGAAAAGGAGTTTCAAAATGAGACCACCACACAAGGTACTCCGTACGACTACGACTCCGTAATGCACTACGGACAGTTCGCTTTTAGCAACGGAAACGGATCAACCATCATCACAAAGCTGCCTCAGTTTCAGAATAGGATTGGACAGAGGTTGGACATGAGTCACTATGATATGGTGGAGCTCAACGGACTCTACAACTGCA CGTCCTCCGTGGCACTTTTGGAACGGTGCAGCTTTGAGAACGGCACGTGTGAGATGAGCCGGTGCTCCAGGAGCAACCTGACCTGGAGCAGCGAGACGTTCACCTCCGCTGGCCCCCACTCCGGTCACACCAGTCTGGGGGTTTCTGCAG gaCCAACAAGCACTACCTCCAATGAATTCAGCACCTCAGCTCCAGATAATAGCACAG GACCAACAAGTTCTCCCTCCAATGAAACCAGTACCTCAGCTCCAAATAATAGCACAG ACATCTTCATGCACTTCAGCACAGCCAATGGTGTGGAAGGagacagagccaaaatggagaccAGGAAGTTGACTCTCAGGAGAAATTGCACTGTACAGTGCCTGCAGTTTTACTACTACCACAGTGGAAATGAGTCTGATCAACTCAACATCTGGATAAGAGAATTTGACAATGAGTTTGACACAGGAAATCTGAGACTTATGTGGCAGATCACAG GCCCACCAGCTGAGTACTGGCAGCTCCAGCACGTGCCTCTGAACGCCACAAAGACGTTTCTGGTGGAATTTGAGGGGCGAAAAGGAGAAGGAAGTTCCATTGGCGGCTTCTCCATTGATGACATCAACTTGTCTGAGACGGAGTGTCCCCATCAGACTTGGCAGATAAGGAACGTGGAGCAGCTCAGTGCTGCCAACACATTCCTCCACAGCCCAAGATATTATTCCAGGGACGGCTACGGGTATCAGATTGTGGCCTATCTGAGACCAGAGTCCACCGGGGTTTTTGTTCGCTTGGTGTCAGGGGAAAATGATGATCAACTGCAGTGGCCATGTTCCTGGCGCCAGATCACAATTCTAATGCTGGACCAGAACCCTGACATCCAGCAGCGCATGTCCAGGCAAATGAGTTTCACTACTGATCCCACATCACCATACA GTTACCTATGGGATGACCCTCGGAACGGTGGAACCTTATTCAATGACTCGTATGGTGAGTCATATTATGTGAATTATGGCTTTGGCAACGGAATCTTCAGGACCGTGGAAGAAATGAGGGACGGAGGCTTCATCAAAGGAGGGGACATCTTCATCCTTGTAAGCATGCAAG ATATTTCAGAACTACGCTTTAACAATTCCCTTGCGTGCAACACCATGCTACCGCCACGGAACTTCTCGAGCGACCGCGTGGACGACGGCCCCTGCGTGGC GCCCCCCACACAAGCCCCCACACAAGCCCCAACAAG CTCCTCCATGAAGGTGTCCTCTTCTGTGATGGTCATCCTCATGGGCTGGGCATTGCTGTGGAGTCATTGA